In Bubalus bubalis isolate 160015118507 breed Murrah chromosome 3, NDDB_SH_1, whole genome shotgun sequence, a genomic segment contains:
- the SLC47A1 gene encoding multidrug and toxin extrusion protein 1 isoform X3: MSCAHLNRGWATFSFKDLVPGPVDGVPHRFCELCVLWAPGEAGAGRCHTGNCFNVTGVSVGFGLSSACDTLISQTFGSQNKKHVGVILQRGVLVLLLCCLPCWALFLNTQLILLLFRQDPAVSRLTQTYVMIFIPALPATFLYTLQVKYLLNQGIILPQMVTGVAANLVNALANYLFLYQMHLGVMGSALANTVSQFTLALLLFLYILAKRLHQDTWGGWSWECLQDWGPFFRLAVPSMLMLCIEWWAYEIGSFLSGVLGMVELGAQSIAYELAVIVYMVPTGFSVAASIRVGNALGARDIEQAKTSSAVALLVTGLFAVIFCVLLLGCKDVVGYVFTKDREIVSLVAQVVPIYAVSHLFEGLACTCGGILRGTGNQKAGAIINAVGYYVLGLPIGISLMFAAGLGLLGLWSGITICTISQAACFLGFIARLNWKKACQQAQEHANLKQRMAGNGMATLPQDPLCPDEKYPFKVLSSFSPPVGPENRGGMLIRDVGQKEETQSDQQMRQEECLEVHPRAAWRLSGRQLVLRRGLLLLAVLVILLVGILVKVYVRVP; the protein is encoded by the exons TTCCTGGCCCAGTTGATGGTGTTCCTCATCGGTTTTGTGAGCTCTGTGTTCTGTGGGCACCTGGGGAAGCTGGAGCTGGACGCTGTCACACTGGCAATTGCT TCAACGTTACTGGTGTCTCAGTGGGGTTTGGCTTGTCTTCTGCGTGTGACACGCTCATCTCCCAG ACATTTGGGAGCCAGAACAAGAAGCACGTGGGGGTCATCCTGCAGCGGGGcgtgctggtgctgctgctctgCTGTCTTCCCTGCTGGGCGCTCTTCCTCAACACCCAGCTCATCTTGCTGCTCTTCAGGCAGGACCCGGCCGTGTCCAG GCTTACCCAGACctatgtcatgatcttcattccAGCTCTTCCT GCGACCTTCCTCTACACATTACAAGTGAAGTACCTGCTCAACCAG GGAATCATCCTGCCCCAGATGGTGACCGGTGTGGCTGCCAACCTGGTCAACGCCCTCGCCAACTACCTGTTCCTCTATCAGATGCATCTTGGGGTTAT GGGCTCGGCGCTGGCGAACACAGTCTCCCAGTTCACCCTggctctcctcctcttcctgtacATCCTCGCCAAGAGGCTGCACCAGGACACCTGGGGAG GCTGGTCCTGGGAGTGCCTGCAGGACTGGGGCCCCTTCTTCCGCCTGGCCGTCCCCAGCATGCTGATGCTGTGCATTGAGTGGTGGGCCTACGAGATCGGGAGCTTCCTGAGCG GTGTCCTTGGCATGGTCGAGCTGGGAGCCCAGTCCATTGCGTATGAGCTGGCCGTCATTGTGTACATG GTCCCCACAGGCTTCAGCGTGGCCGCCAGCATCCGGGTGGGGAATGCACTGGGAGCCAGGGACATCGAGCAGGCCAAGACGTCCTCTGCCGTCGCCCTGCTGGTCACAG GGCTCTTTGCTGTCATCTTTTGTGTCCTGTTGTTAGGCTGCAAGGATGTCGTGGGCTATGTTTTCACCAAGGACCG AGAGATCGTCTCGCTGGTGGCCCAGGTGGTCCCGATTTACGCGGTTTCGCATCTCTTCGAAGGGCTGGCT TGCACCTGTGGAGGCATCCTGCGCGGCACCGGGAACCAGAAGGCGGGCGCCATCATCAACGCTGTCGGGTACTACGTGCTCGGTCTTCCCATCGGGATCTCCCTCATGTTTGCTGCTGGGCTTGGACTGCTGG GTCTGTGGTCAGGAATCACCATCTGTACCATCTCTCAGGCTGCGTGTTTCCTCGGCTTCATTGCCCGGCTAAACTGGAAAAAAGCCTGCCAGCAG GCTCAGGAACATGCCAATCTGAAGCAAAGAATGGCTGGGAACGGGATGGCCACGCTCCCTCAAGACCCACTTTGCCCAG ATGAAAAATATCCTTTTAAGGTGCTGAGTTCATTTTCCCCTCCAGTGGGCCCTGAAAACCGTGGAGGAATGTTGATAAGAGATGTTGGACAGAAAGAGGAGACTCAGTCGGATCAGCAGATGCGCCAAGAAGAGTGTCTCGAAGTCCATCCCAGGGCCGCGTGGAGGTTGTCTGGGAGACAGCTGGTACTGCGGCGGGGGCTCCTGCTCCTGGCGGTCCTTGTCATCTTACTGGTGGGGATTTTAGTGAAAGTCTATGTCAGAGTTCCGTGA
- the SLC47A1 gene encoding multidrug and toxin extrusion protein 1 isoform X5, with protein sequence MEAAEELTPGPGARALSPERHAPRCLRLADLRRELRALLFLAGPAFLAQLMVFLIGFVSSVFCGHLGKLELDAVTLAIAVVNVTGVSVGFGLSSACDTLISQTFGSQNKKHVGVILQRGVLVLLLCCLPCWALFLNTQLILLLFRQDPAVSRLTQTYVMIFIPALPATFLYTLQVKYLLNQGIILPQMVTGVAANLVNALANYLFLYQMHLGVMGSALANTVSQFTLALLLFLYILAKRLHQDTWGGWSWECLQDWGPFFRLAVPSMLMLCIEWWAYEIGSFLSGVLGMVELGAQSIAYELAVIVYMVPTGFSVAASIRVGNALGARDIEQAKTSSAVALLVTGLFAVIFCVLLLGCKDVVGYVFTKDREIVSLVAQVVPIYAVSHLFEGLACTCGGILRGTGNQKAGAIINAVGYYVLGLPIGISLMFAAGLGLLGLWSGITICTISQAACFLGFIARLNWKKACQQPTFPMHWPRVNH encoded by the exons TTCCTGGCCCAGTTGATGGTGTTCCTCATCGGTTTTGTGAGCTCTGTGTTCTGTGGGCACCTGGGGAAGCTGGAGCTGGACGCTGTCACACTGGCAATTGCT GTAGTCAACGTTACTGGTGTCTCAGTGGGGTTTGGCTTGTCTTCTGCGTGTGACACGCTCATCTCCCAG ACATTTGGGAGCCAGAACAAGAAGCACGTGGGGGTCATCCTGCAGCGGGGcgtgctggtgctgctgctctgCTGTCTTCCCTGCTGGGCGCTCTTCCTCAACACCCAGCTCATCTTGCTGCTCTTCAGGCAGGACCCGGCCGTGTCCAG GCTTACCCAGACctatgtcatgatcttcattccAGCTCTTCCT GCGACCTTCCTCTACACATTACAAGTGAAGTACCTGCTCAACCAG GGAATCATCCTGCCCCAGATGGTGACCGGTGTGGCTGCCAACCTGGTCAACGCCCTCGCCAACTACCTGTTCCTCTATCAGATGCATCTTGGGGTTAT GGGCTCGGCGCTGGCGAACACAGTCTCCCAGTTCACCCTggctctcctcctcttcctgtacATCCTCGCCAAGAGGCTGCACCAGGACACCTGGGGAG GCTGGTCCTGGGAGTGCCTGCAGGACTGGGGCCCCTTCTTCCGCCTGGCCGTCCCCAGCATGCTGATGCTGTGCATTGAGTGGTGGGCCTACGAGATCGGGAGCTTCCTGAGCG GTGTCCTTGGCATGGTCGAGCTGGGAGCCCAGTCCATTGCGTATGAGCTGGCCGTCATTGTGTACATG GTCCCCACAGGCTTCAGCGTGGCCGCCAGCATCCGGGTGGGGAATGCACTGGGAGCCAGGGACATCGAGCAGGCCAAGACGTCCTCTGCCGTCGCCCTGCTGGTCACAG GGCTCTTTGCTGTCATCTTTTGTGTCCTGTTGTTAGGCTGCAAGGATGTCGTGGGCTATGTTTTCACCAAGGACCG AGAGATCGTCTCGCTGGTGGCCCAGGTGGTCCCGATTTACGCGGTTTCGCATCTCTTCGAAGGGCTGGCT TGCACCTGTGGAGGCATCCTGCGCGGCACCGGGAACCAGAAGGCGGGCGCCATCATCAACGCTGTCGGGTACTACGTGCTCGGTCTTCCCATCGGGATCTCCCTCATGTTTGCTGCTGGGCTTGGACTGCTGG GTCTGTGGTCAGGAATCACCATCTGTACCATCTCTCAGGCTGCGTGTTTCCTCGGCTTCATTGCCCGGCTAAACTGGAAAAAAGCCTGCCAGCAG CCAACCTTTCCCATGCACTGGCCTCGCGTCAATCATTAG
- the SLC47A1 gene encoding multidrug and toxin extrusion protein 1 isoform X1, translated as MEAAEELTPGPGARALSPERHAPRCLRLADLRRELRALLFLAGPAFLAQLMVFLIGFVSSVFCGHLGKLELDAVTLAIAVVNVTGVSVGFGLSSACDTLISQTFGSQNKKHVGVILQRGVLVLLLCCLPCWALFLNTQLILLLFRQDPAVSRLTQTYVMIFIPALPATFLYTLQVKYLLNQGIILPQMVTGVAANLVNALANYLFLYQMHLGVMGSALANTVSQFTLALLLFLYILAKRLHQDTWGGWSWECLQDWGPFFRLAVPSMLMLCIEWWAYEIGSFLSGVLGMVELGAQSIAYELAVIVYMVPTGFSVAASIRVGNALGARDIEQAKTSSAVALLVTGLFAVIFCVLLLGCKDVVGYVFTKDREIVSLVAQVVPIYAVSHLFEGLACTCGGILRGTGNQKAGAIINAVGYYVLGLPIGISLMFAAGLGLLGLWSGITICTISQAACFLGFIARLNWKKACQQAQEHANLKQRMAGNGMATLPQDPLCPDEKYPFKVLSSFSPPVGPENRGGMLIRDVGQKEETQSDQQMRQEECLEVHPRAAWRLSGRQLVLRRGLLLLAVLVILLVGILVKVYVRVP; from the exons TTCCTGGCCCAGTTGATGGTGTTCCTCATCGGTTTTGTGAGCTCTGTGTTCTGTGGGCACCTGGGGAAGCTGGAGCTGGACGCTGTCACACTGGCAATTGCT GTAGTCAACGTTACTGGTGTCTCAGTGGGGTTTGGCTTGTCTTCTGCGTGTGACACGCTCATCTCCCAG ACATTTGGGAGCCAGAACAAGAAGCACGTGGGGGTCATCCTGCAGCGGGGcgtgctggtgctgctgctctgCTGTCTTCCCTGCTGGGCGCTCTTCCTCAACACCCAGCTCATCTTGCTGCTCTTCAGGCAGGACCCGGCCGTGTCCAG GCTTACCCAGACctatgtcatgatcttcattccAGCTCTTCCT GCGACCTTCCTCTACACATTACAAGTGAAGTACCTGCTCAACCAG GGAATCATCCTGCCCCAGATGGTGACCGGTGTGGCTGCCAACCTGGTCAACGCCCTCGCCAACTACCTGTTCCTCTATCAGATGCATCTTGGGGTTAT GGGCTCGGCGCTGGCGAACACAGTCTCCCAGTTCACCCTggctctcctcctcttcctgtacATCCTCGCCAAGAGGCTGCACCAGGACACCTGGGGAG GCTGGTCCTGGGAGTGCCTGCAGGACTGGGGCCCCTTCTTCCGCCTGGCCGTCCCCAGCATGCTGATGCTGTGCATTGAGTGGTGGGCCTACGAGATCGGGAGCTTCCTGAGCG GTGTCCTTGGCATGGTCGAGCTGGGAGCCCAGTCCATTGCGTATGAGCTGGCCGTCATTGTGTACATG GTCCCCACAGGCTTCAGCGTGGCCGCCAGCATCCGGGTGGGGAATGCACTGGGAGCCAGGGACATCGAGCAGGCCAAGACGTCCTCTGCCGTCGCCCTGCTGGTCACAG GGCTCTTTGCTGTCATCTTTTGTGTCCTGTTGTTAGGCTGCAAGGATGTCGTGGGCTATGTTTTCACCAAGGACCG AGAGATCGTCTCGCTGGTGGCCCAGGTGGTCCCGATTTACGCGGTTTCGCATCTCTTCGAAGGGCTGGCT TGCACCTGTGGAGGCATCCTGCGCGGCACCGGGAACCAGAAGGCGGGCGCCATCATCAACGCTGTCGGGTACTACGTGCTCGGTCTTCCCATCGGGATCTCCCTCATGTTTGCTGCTGGGCTTGGACTGCTGG GTCTGTGGTCAGGAATCACCATCTGTACCATCTCTCAGGCTGCGTGTTTCCTCGGCTTCATTGCCCGGCTAAACTGGAAAAAAGCCTGCCAGCAG GCTCAGGAACATGCCAATCTGAAGCAAAGAATGGCTGGGAACGGGATGGCCACGCTCCCTCAAGACCCACTTTGCCCAG ATGAAAAATATCCTTTTAAGGTGCTGAGTTCATTTTCCCCTCCAGTGGGCCCTGAAAACCGTGGAGGAATGTTGATAAGAGATGTTGGACAGAAAGAGGAGACTCAGTCGGATCAGCAGATGCGCCAAGAAGAGTGTCTCGAAGTCCATCCCAGGGCCGCGTGGAGGTTGTCTGGGAGACAGCTGGTACTGCGGCGGGGGCTCCTGCTCCTGGCGGTCCTTGTCATCTTACTGGTGGGGATTTTAGTGAAAGTCTATGTCAGAGTTCCGTGA
- the SLC47A1 gene encoding multidrug and toxin extrusion protein 1 isoform X2 has product MEAAEELTPGPGARALSPERHAPRCLRLADLRRELRALLFLAGPAFLAQLMVFLIGFVSSVFCGHLGKLELDAVTLAIAVVNVTGVSVGFGLSSACDTLISQTFGSQNKKHVGVILQRGVLVLLLCCLPCWALFLNTQLILLLFRQDPAVSRLTQTYVMIFIPALPATFLYTLQVKYLLNQGIILPQMVTGVAANLVNALANYLFLYQMHLGVMGSALANTVSQFTLALLLFLYILAKRLHQDTWGGWSWECLQDWGPFFRLAVPSMLMLCIEWWAYEIGSFLSGVLGMVELGAQSIAYELAVIVYMVPTGFSVAASIRVGNALGARDIEQAKTSSAVALLVTGLFAVIFCVLLLGCKDVVGYVFTKDREIVSLVAQVVPIYAVSHLFEGLACTCGGILRGTGNQKAGAIINAVGYYVLGLPIGISLMFAAGLGLLGLWSGITICTISQAACFLGFIARLNWKKACQQAQEHANLKQRMAGNGMATLPQDPLCPVGPENRGGMLIRDVGQKEETQSDQQMRQEECLEVHPRAAWRLSGRQLVLRRGLLLLAVLVILLVGILVKVYVRVP; this is encoded by the exons TTCCTGGCCCAGTTGATGGTGTTCCTCATCGGTTTTGTGAGCTCTGTGTTCTGTGGGCACCTGGGGAAGCTGGAGCTGGACGCTGTCACACTGGCAATTGCT GTAGTCAACGTTACTGGTGTCTCAGTGGGGTTTGGCTTGTCTTCTGCGTGTGACACGCTCATCTCCCAG ACATTTGGGAGCCAGAACAAGAAGCACGTGGGGGTCATCCTGCAGCGGGGcgtgctggtgctgctgctctgCTGTCTTCCCTGCTGGGCGCTCTTCCTCAACACCCAGCTCATCTTGCTGCTCTTCAGGCAGGACCCGGCCGTGTCCAG GCTTACCCAGACctatgtcatgatcttcattccAGCTCTTCCT GCGACCTTCCTCTACACATTACAAGTGAAGTACCTGCTCAACCAG GGAATCATCCTGCCCCAGATGGTGACCGGTGTGGCTGCCAACCTGGTCAACGCCCTCGCCAACTACCTGTTCCTCTATCAGATGCATCTTGGGGTTAT GGGCTCGGCGCTGGCGAACACAGTCTCCCAGTTCACCCTggctctcctcctcttcctgtacATCCTCGCCAAGAGGCTGCACCAGGACACCTGGGGAG GCTGGTCCTGGGAGTGCCTGCAGGACTGGGGCCCCTTCTTCCGCCTGGCCGTCCCCAGCATGCTGATGCTGTGCATTGAGTGGTGGGCCTACGAGATCGGGAGCTTCCTGAGCG GTGTCCTTGGCATGGTCGAGCTGGGAGCCCAGTCCATTGCGTATGAGCTGGCCGTCATTGTGTACATG GTCCCCACAGGCTTCAGCGTGGCCGCCAGCATCCGGGTGGGGAATGCACTGGGAGCCAGGGACATCGAGCAGGCCAAGACGTCCTCTGCCGTCGCCCTGCTGGTCACAG GGCTCTTTGCTGTCATCTTTTGTGTCCTGTTGTTAGGCTGCAAGGATGTCGTGGGCTATGTTTTCACCAAGGACCG AGAGATCGTCTCGCTGGTGGCCCAGGTGGTCCCGATTTACGCGGTTTCGCATCTCTTCGAAGGGCTGGCT TGCACCTGTGGAGGCATCCTGCGCGGCACCGGGAACCAGAAGGCGGGCGCCATCATCAACGCTGTCGGGTACTACGTGCTCGGTCTTCCCATCGGGATCTCCCTCATGTTTGCTGCTGGGCTTGGACTGCTGG GTCTGTGGTCAGGAATCACCATCTGTACCATCTCTCAGGCTGCGTGTTTCCTCGGCTTCATTGCCCGGCTAAACTGGAAAAAAGCCTGCCAGCAG GCTCAGGAACATGCCAATCTGAAGCAAAGAATGGCTGGGAACGGGATGGCCACGCTCCCTCAAGACCCACTTTGCCCAG TGGGCCCTGAAAACCGTGGAGGAATGTTGATAAGAGATGTTGGACAGAAAGAGGAGACTCAGTCGGATCAGCAGATGCGCCAAGAAGAGTGTCTCGAAGTCCATCCCAGGGCCGCGTGGAGGTTGTCTGGGAGACAGCTGGTACTGCGGCGGGGGCTCCTGCTCCTGGCGGTCCTTGTCATCTTACTGGTGGGGATTTTAGTGAAAGTCTATGTCAGAGTTCCGTGA
- the SLC47A1 gene encoding multidrug and toxin extrusion protein 1 isoform X4 encodes MVFLIGFVSSVFCGHLGKLELDAVTLAIAVVNVTGVSVGFGLSSACDTLISQTFGSQNKKHVGVILQRGVLVLLLCCLPCWALFLNTQLILLLFRQDPAVSRLTQTYVMIFIPALPATFLYTLQVKYLLNQGIILPQMVTGVAANLVNALANYLFLYQMHLGVMGSALANTVSQFTLALLLFLYILAKRLHQDTWGGWSWECLQDWGPFFRLAVPSMLMLCIEWWAYEIGSFLSGVLGMVELGAQSIAYELAVIVYMVPTGFSVAASIRVGNALGARDIEQAKTSSAVALLVTGLFAVIFCVLLLGCKDVVGYVFTKDREIVSLVAQVVPIYAVSHLFEGLACTCGGILRGTGNQKAGAIINAVGYYVLGLPIGISLMFAAGLGLLGLWSGITICTISQAACFLGFIARLNWKKACQQAQEHANLKQRMAGNGMATLPQDPLCPDEKYPFKVLSSFSPPVGPENRGGMLIRDVGQKEETQSDQQMRQEECLEVHPRAAWRLSGRQLVLRRGLLLLAVLVILLVGILVKVYVRVP; translated from the exons ATGGTGTTCCTCATCGGTTTTGTGAGCTCTGTGTTCTGTGGGCACCTGGGGAAGCTGGAGCTGGACGCTGTCACACTGGCAATTGCT GTAGTCAACGTTACTGGTGTCTCAGTGGGGTTTGGCTTGTCTTCTGCGTGTGACACGCTCATCTCCCAG ACATTTGGGAGCCAGAACAAGAAGCACGTGGGGGTCATCCTGCAGCGGGGcgtgctggtgctgctgctctgCTGTCTTCCCTGCTGGGCGCTCTTCCTCAACACCCAGCTCATCTTGCTGCTCTTCAGGCAGGACCCGGCCGTGTCCAG GCTTACCCAGACctatgtcatgatcttcattccAGCTCTTCCT GCGACCTTCCTCTACACATTACAAGTGAAGTACCTGCTCAACCAG GGAATCATCCTGCCCCAGATGGTGACCGGTGTGGCTGCCAACCTGGTCAACGCCCTCGCCAACTACCTGTTCCTCTATCAGATGCATCTTGGGGTTAT GGGCTCGGCGCTGGCGAACACAGTCTCCCAGTTCACCCTggctctcctcctcttcctgtacATCCTCGCCAAGAGGCTGCACCAGGACACCTGGGGAG GCTGGTCCTGGGAGTGCCTGCAGGACTGGGGCCCCTTCTTCCGCCTGGCCGTCCCCAGCATGCTGATGCTGTGCATTGAGTGGTGGGCCTACGAGATCGGGAGCTTCCTGAGCG GTGTCCTTGGCATGGTCGAGCTGGGAGCCCAGTCCATTGCGTATGAGCTGGCCGTCATTGTGTACATG GTCCCCACAGGCTTCAGCGTGGCCGCCAGCATCCGGGTGGGGAATGCACTGGGAGCCAGGGACATCGAGCAGGCCAAGACGTCCTCTGCCGTCGCCCTGCTGGTCACAG GGCTCTTTGCTGTCATCTTTTGTGTCCTGTTGTTAGGCTGCAAGGATGTCGTGGGCTATGTTTTCACCAAGGACCG AGAGATCGTCTCGCTGGTGGCCCAGGTGGTCCCGATTTACGCGGTTTCGCATCTCTTCGAAGGGCTGGCT TGCACCTGTGGAGGCATCCTGCGCGGCACCGGGAACCAGAAGGCGGGCGCCATCATCAACGCTGTCGGGTACTACGTGCTCGGTCTTCCCATCGGGATCTCCCTCATGTTTGCTGCTGGGCTTGGACTGCTGG GTCTGTGGTCAGGAATCACCATCTGTACCATCTCTCAGGCTGCGTGTTTCCTCGGCTTCATTGCCCGGCTAAACTGGAAAAAAGCCTGCCAGCAG GCTCAGGAACATGCCAATCTGAAGCAAAGAATGGCTGGGAACGGGATGGCCACGCTCCCTCAAGACCCACTTTGCCCAG ATGAAAAATATCCTTTTAAGGTGCTGAGTTCATTTTCCCCTCCAGTGGGCCCTGAAAACCGTGGAGGAATGTTGATAAGAGATGTTGGACAGAAAGAGGAGACTCAGTCGGATCAGCAGATGCGCCAAGAAGAGTGTCTCGAAGTCCATCCCAGGGCCGCGTGGAGGTTGTCTGGGAGACAGCTGGTACTGCGGCGGGGGCTCCTGCTCCTGGCGGTCCTTGTCATCTTACTGGTGGGGATTTTAGTGAAAGTCTATGTCAGAGTTCCGTGA